A part of Paenarthrobacter sp. A20 genomic DNA contains:
- the hxlA gene encoding 3-hexulose-6-phosphate synthase, with amino-acid sequence MKLQVALDLLTVEDALELAAKVAEHVDIIELGTPLIKAAGLSAVTAIKEAHPSKIVFADMKTMDAGELEADIAFSAGADLVSVLGTADDSTIAGAVKAAKTHNKGIVVDLIGVADKVSRAKEARALGAKFVEFHAGLDEQAQPGYNLRTLLNAGEEARVPFSVAGGVNVGTIAAVQLAGADVAVAGSAIYSASDPGLAAKELKAAIN; translated from the coding sequence TCGAGGACGCCTTGGAACTGGCCGCCAAAGTGGCCGAGCACGTGGACATCATCGAGCTCGGCACACCGCTGATCAAAGCTGCAGGCCTGAGCGCAGTCACCGCGATCAAGGAAGCCCACCCCAGCAAGATCGTCTTCGCGGACATGAAGACCATGGATGCAGGTGAGCTCGAAGCCGACATCGCCTTCAGCGCCGGAGCGGACCTGGTCTCTGTCCTGGGCACGGCCGATGACTCCACCATTGCCGGCGCGGTCAAGGCCGCGAAGACTCACAACAAGGGCATCGTGGTGGACTTGATCGGTGTGGCGGACAAGGTTTCCCGTGCCAAGGAAGCCCGCGCGTTGGGAGCCAAGTTCGTTGAGTTCCATGCAGGCCTGGATGAGCAGGCACAGCCCGGTTACAACCTGCGCACGCTGCTCAACGCAGGCGAGGAAGCACGCGTGCCGTTCTCCGTAGCTGGTGGCGTGAACGTCGGAACCATTGCAGCCGTGCAGCTGGCTGGCGCAGACGTCGCCGTTGCAGGCAGTGCCATCTACAGCGCTTCAGACCCCGGGTTGGCCGCCAAGGAACTGAAGGCAGCCATTAACTAG